Within Lactobacillus amylovorus DSM 20531, the genomic segment GGTTAAGGCTGCTTACTCATCAGGTAAACCTGCTATCGGTGTTGGTCCTGGTAACGGTCCATCTTACATTGAAAAGTCAGCTAACATCGACCGTGCTGTTTATGACATCGTTTTATCAAAGACGTTCGACAATGGTATGGTTTGTGCTTCAGAAAACTCAGTTGTTGTAGACGACGAGATTTACGACAAGGTTGTTGATGAATTCAAGAAGTGGAACTGCTATTTCTTAAACAAAGAAGAAATTAAGAAGTTCGAAGAACACTTCATCGACCCAAGACGTGGTACTGTTGCAGGTCCTGTAGCTGGTAAATCAGCTTACGAAATTGCTAAGCTTTGTGGTGTTGATGTACCAAAGAACACCAAGGTAATCGTTGCTGAATACAACGGTGTTGGTAGAAAGTTCCCACTTTCAGCTGAAAAGCTTTCACCAGTATTTACTTTGTACCGTGCTAAGAACCATGACGATGCCTTCAGAATTTGTTCTGAACTTCTTGATTACGGTGGTCGTGGTCACACCGCTGGTCTTCACTCAAGCGACAAGAAGATCATTGATGAATTTGCAATGAAGATGGATGCTTGCCGTATCTTGGTTAACTCACCAGCTGCCCTCGGTGGTATCGGTGACCTTTACAACAACATGTTGCCATCACTTACTTTAGGTACTGGTTCTTATGGTGCCAACACCTTCTCACACAACATTGGTGCTAAGGACTTGCTTAATATCAAAACAGTTGCTATGCGTCGCGACAACATGCAATGGGTAAAGGTTCCTTCTAAGACCTACTTCGAACACAACGCAGCTAACTACTTACGTCACATGCCAAACGTAAATCGTTTCTTCATCGTTACTGATGAAGGTGTTGCTGATCAAGGCTTTGCTGATGAAATTACTGACATCATTTCAAAGCGCCGTGGCCAAAAGGAATACGAAGTATTCAAGGCTGTAACTCTTGATCCTAACACTGACGTGATTAAAGACGGTGTTCACAGAATGAACATCTTCAAGCCAGACGTTGTGATTGCTATCGGTGGTGGTTCAGTAATGGACGCTGCTAAGGCAATGCGTTTGTTCTATGAAAACCCAGAAATGAGTTTTGAGGAAGCTTACCAAAAGTTTTTGGACATCAGAAAAAGAGTAGTTCGCTTCCCAAAGATTAACGGCGTTCAACTTGTATGTATCCCAACTACTTCAGGTACTGGTTCAGAAGTTTCACCAATTGCTATCATTAGCGATGCTAAGACTGGTATTAAGCACACTTTATGTGATTATGCTTTAACTCCAGATGTTTCAATTGTTGACGATCAATTTGTTCAAGAAATGCCTAAGCGTTTAATTGCTTGGTCAGGTTTTGAAGCATTGGGTCACGCAATTGAAAGTTATGTTTCAACAATGGCTACTGACTTTACTCGTGGTTGGTCACTTGAAGCTATTAAAATCATTTTTGCCAACTTAAAGAACTCTTACGATGGTAATCTTGCTGCTCGTAAGCAAATGCACGATGCCGCTACTATTGCAGGTATGGCTTACTCAAACGCATTCCTTGGTTTGGAACACTCAATTGCTCACACTGTAGGTTCAACCTTTGATATTCCAAGTGGTGTAAGTGATGCTATTGCTTTACCACAAGTTATCCGCTTCAATTCTAAGCGTCCAGAAAAGCTTGCTATGTGGCCTCATTACTCTGTTTACCGTGCTGATACAGATTATGCAGATATTGCTAAGGCCATTGGCTTGACTGGTTCAAGCAAGGAAGAATTGATTGAAGGATTAGTTCAAAAGATTATCGATTTGGCTCAATCAGTTGGTATTAAGATGGCTTATAAGGACTATGGCGTTGACAAGGCTGAATTCGACAAGAAAGTTGACGAATTAGCTGTTGAAGCATACGGTGATCAAAACACTGTAACTAATCCATCAGCTCCACTTATTAGTGAAATTGCTCAATTGATGAGAGACAGCTATGAGGGTAAAAATACTTCAATCAATAAGTAAATAAAATATTATTAAAGAATGGCTATCGGTTGAGAAACTGATAGCTATTTTTTGTACAAAAAGTTAAGTTATGTATTATACCAATTTCGATGATTTGTACTTGACCGCTTTGCTAAAAAAGAATATTATTGCTACTGTAACAATGAATTTAAACTGGTCCACTATAAGAATATTGAACTAGACCAAAAGGAGAAAAAGTCTATGTGCGGAATTGTCGGAGTTGTAGGTAAGCCTGCAAGAAATATTATTTTAAATGGATTAACTAACTTGGAATACCGTGGATATGATTCAGCTGGTATCTACTTAAATGATTTGCAGGGTCATGAATATTTAACTAAGGCTGTTGGCCGTATTTCTAACTTAAAAGAAAAGTTAACTCCAGATGAACAAGGTTTAGTAGGAATTGGTCATACGCGTTGGGCAACCCATGGTAAGCCAACCGTTGACAACGCTCATCCTCATTTTGATGAAGCTAAGCGCTTTTACTTAGTTCACAACGGTGTGATTGAAAATTACGCTGAATTAAAGGAAAAGTACTTACAAGGGGTTAAATTCCATTCAGATACTGATACTGAAGTTGTAGTTCAATTAGTTGGTAAGATTGCTCGTGACAAGAATTTGGATGGTTTTTCTGCATTTAAGGAAGCTTTGAAGCTTGTAAAAGGCTCATATGCATTTTTACTTGTAGATAATACTGAACCAGATCACGTCTTTATTGCTAAGAACAAGTCTCCAATGATGTTAGGGATTGGTGATGGTTTTAACATTATTGCTTCAGATGCTATCTCAGTGTTTGACCAAACTAAGACTTTCGTTGACTTACAAGATGGCGATGTAGGTGACATCACTAAGGATTCTTACACTATTGAAACTATTGATGGCAAGAAAGTTGATCGTGAACCTCATGTCTTAGATATTGATCCTAATGCAGCTTCAAAAGGTACTTACGAATTCTACATGCTTAAGGAAATCGATGAACAACCTGGTGTTATGCGTCATTTATCTCAAAACTACTTGGATAATGATGGTCAACCTAAGGTAGATTCTAAGATTATTGATGCTATTTCTAAGGCAGATCGTCTTTACATCTTTGCTGCAGGAACTAGTTATCATGCAGGTCTTGTTGGAAAGATTATCTTTGAACACTACACTGGCATCCCAACTGAAGTAGGTCTTGCTTCTGAAGCTGGTTATCACTTCCCAATGATGAGCAAGCATCCATTCTTTATTTTCTTGACTCAATCAGGTGAAACTGCAGATTCACGTGTTGTTTTGAAAGAAACTAATAAACGTGGCATTCCAAGTTTGACTATGACTAACGTAGCTGGTTCAACTCTTTCTCGTGAAGCAACTTATACCATGCTTTTAGGTGCCGGTCCTGAAATTGCTGTTGCTTCAACTAAGGCTTACACTGCTCAAGTTGCTTTACAAGCTGTTCTTGCTAAAGCATTAGGTGAAAGATTAGGCAATAAAGAAGCTAAAAACTGGGATTTACGTAAAGACTTGGCGATGGCTGCAGAAGGCATCCAACAATTAGTAGATGGCAAAGAAAAACTTAAGAAGCTTGCAGACAAGTACTTAGTCAAGTCAAGAAATGCCTTTTACATTGGTCGTGGCATGGATTATGCAGTTGCACTTGAAGCTGCTTTGAAGTTAAAAGAAGTATCTTATATTCAAACTGAAGGTTTTGCAGCGGCAGAACTTAAGCACGGTACAATTTCATTAATTGAAAAAGGTACCCCAGTCGTTGCTTTGATTAATGACCCAGTTACTGCAGATCTTACTCGTGGTAACATTCAAGAAGTTGTATCTCGTGGTGCAAGTGTTATTAAGATTGTGGGTAAAGATTTTGCAGAAGATGGCGATGATATTGTCTTACCAGAAATCAATTACTACATGTCAGCTTTATTGACAGTTGTACCGGCACAACTTTTAGCTTATTATGCTTCTAAAGATAAAGGATTAGATGTTGATAAGCCACGTAACTTAGCTAAGAGTGTTACTGTTGAATAAAAAACAAGATTGAAAGAAATATCCTCAGAGTCAATTGATTCTGAGGATATTTTTAATGATTATTTGTTAAATAATGAGCAAATAAGGTGCATTATTTTAAATATTTAAAATATATAAATCGCCGATTGTAAAATCAAATTGAACACTTTAGAAAAATAAAAAGTCCATTTGGACCTGTTTGATAGAATGTTAATAATCACAAAAACATCTATTGGAGGTCACAAATGGACTCTTTACATTCTATCATGCCTAAGCACCAAAAGGGAAAGCATTTATCATTTGAGCAACGGGTTGTTATTCAAACCCGTATTAAAGACGGTTTCTCTCTTAGGGCTATTGCTCGTGAGCTTGATTGCTCTCCTTCTACTATCAGTTATGAGGTTAAACGTGGTACTGTTTTGCTTTATCATGGTAAGAAAAAACGCTATAAGGCACAACAAGGTGATAAAGCTTACCAAATACATCGTAAGAATTGCGGTCGTAAATCAGATTTCTTAAAGAAATTTGACTTTATCAAATACGTTAATAAGCATTTCTGCGAAGATGGCTGGTCTCTTGATGTATGTGCCAATCGCTGCTTAGCTTTAGGAGAATTTTCTCGTGATCAGGTAGTTTGCACTAGAACCTTGTACAACTATGTAGATCAATGCTTAATGGGTATGAGAAATTCTGATTTGCCAGAAAAGTTAAAGCGCAATACTAAAATACATCGCATTCGTAAAAATAAGAAAAAGCTTGGCCGAAGTATTGAAGAACGTCCCAAGGAGATCAATGATCGTAAGGAATTTGGCCACTGGGAATGCGATTTAGTCTTAGGACATAAAACTAAGGATGATCAAGTACTGCTAACTTTGTCTGAACGAATGAGCCGTGAATTTTTAATCTTGCGTATTCCTGATAAGACAGCCGCCAGTGTGATGACTGCTTTTCAGGCTCTGCGCAAACAGTATAGTGAACATTGGAATGACATCTTTAAGACAATTACAACTGATAATGGATCAGAGTTTGCGGATTTATCCAATCTGGAGACAGTTTCAAAAACCCTGGTTTACTATGCTCATCCATATACTTCTTGTGATAAAGGCACTGTTGAAAGACACAATGGCCTTATTCGCAGATTTATTCCCAAAGGTGATTACATCAATAACTATTCTCTTCAAGATATCATTAATATTGAAACCTGGTGCAATTCACTACCAAGAAAGATCTTGGCATATCATACTCCAGATGAAATCTTTGAGAAAGAATTAGATCATATCTATCAAGCAGTATAAATGTTCAATTTATTATTGCAATTTACGAAAATATATAAATTAGGGTTTTTGCTATTGAAAGATTCTTTTTAAGAAACTATTTGATCAAGCAACAATTTTTAAGATATATTGATAAATCAATACTTGTAGCTAATAAAATTATTTTTATAAAAACATTTTAATTATAAAATTAAAGAGCTATACTAATAAATGAAAATTCACTTGTGAAAAATATAACTAAATGAATCGGGGGATTTAGTTTATGAAAAAGGTTTTGGCAGTAAATTCAGGGAGTTCTTCATTTAAGTTCAAATTATTTTCATTTCCAGATGAAAAAGTGATTGCTAAGGGGATGGGCGATCGAATTGGACTAGAAGATTCTACCTTTTCCATTGCTTTAGTTGATGGTACAAAGTATACTAAGAAAATTGCCATTCCTGATCAAGAAGCTGCAGTTAGCATATTAATTAAGGATTTGCAGAAATATCACGTTTTAAAGAGTTTGAATGAGATTGTGGGGGTAGGCCATCGAGTAGTTAATGGTGGCGAATATTTCAAAGATTCAACTGTAATTGATAAAAATAAGTTGCAAAAGATACTTGATTTGTCAGATTTTGCCCCATTGCATAATCCACCAGAAGCACGAGGAATTGAAGCATTTATGCATGTTTTGCCTAAAGTGCCACAAGTTGCTGTTTTTGATACTTCTTTTCATGAGATGCTTGATCCTGTACATTATTTGTATTCTATTCCTTATGAATATTATGAAAAATATCGTGCCCGTAAATATGGTGCTCACGGTACATCTGTTCATTATGTAACTTTAGAAGCTGCTAAGATGATGCATAAGGATCTTAGGGAGTCTAAGCTGATTATTTGTCACCTAGGAAATGGTGCTTCAATAACTGCTGTGAAGAATGGTAAGTCCTATGACACTTCAATGGGATTTAGTCCATTGTCAGGTATTACGATGGGAACTCGTTCAGGAGATGTTGATCCTTCACTATTGCAGCACTTAATGCATAAAACCGGTATGTCAATGGATGAAATGATTGATGTTTTAAACCAGAAGTCGGGTTTGCTAGGTATCTCAGGTATTTCATCAGATATGCGTGATTTGAAATATAATAAGAACCCGCGCGCAATTCTTGCTCGCAAGATTTTCTTAAATAGAATAGTTCGGTATATTGGCTCATTTATTGCTGAAATGGGTGGCGTAGATGCTATTGTACTCACTGCTGGCGTTAGTGAAGGCGATGTGGGCATGCGTAAAGCAATTATGGATTCCTTCAAGTACATGGGCGTAGATCCGGATTATGAAGCAAATAAGACTAATGGTCAAAAAGTTATCACTAAACCTGATTCGAAGATTCAAGTAATGATAATTCCAACTAATGAAGAATTGATGATTGCTCGAGATGTCGTGAGATTAACTAATTGTGCTACGTTAGCATAAGCAAAAGTTATTTCTAAGGATAGTAAATTGATATTTTCCTTTTCTAAATGGCTGTATTT encodes:
- the adhE gene encoding bifunctional acetaldehyde-CoA/alcohol dehydrogenase, translating into MAKTQQKETLTEEQKKKQIYDMVDNLVKKSHVALDEMANFTQEQVDKICEAVATAGEQNAYPLAKMAVEETKRGVVEDKTTKNMYASENIWNSLRHEKTVGVIDEDKELGLTKIAEPKGVIAGVTPVTNPTSTVIFKAMLALKTRNTIIFGFHPQAQKSCVETGKIIQAAAVAAGAPKDAIQWIEEPSLDATTDLMNNPGVQTILATGGPGMVKAAYSSGKPAIGVGPGNGPSYIEKSANIDRAVYDIVLSKTFDNGMVCASENSVVVDDEIYDKVVDEFKKWNCYFLNKEEIKKFEEHFIDPRRGTVAGPVAGKSAYEIAKLCGVDVPKNTKVIVAEYNGVGRKFPLSAEKLSPVFTLYRAKNHDDAFRICSELLDYGGRGHTAGLHSSDKKIIDEFAMKMDACRILVNSPAALGGIGDLYNNMLPSLTLGTGSYGANTFSHNIGAKDLLNIKTVAMRRDNMQWVKVPSKTYFEHNAANYLRHMPNVNRFFIVTDEGVADQGFADEITDIISKRRGQKEYEVFKAVTLDPNTDVIKDGVHRMNIFKPDVVIAIGGGSVMDAAKAMRLFYENPEMSFEEAYQKFLDIRKRVVRFPKINGVQLVCIPTTSGTGSEVSPIAIISDAKTGIKHTLCDYALTPDVSIVDDQFVQEMPKRLIAWSGFEALGHAIESYVSTMATDFTRGWSLEAIKIIFANLKNSYDGNLAARKQMHDAATIAGMAYSNAFLGLEHSIAHTVGSTFDIPSGVSDAIALPQVIRFNSKRPEKLAMWPHYSVYRADTDYADIAKAIGLTGSSKEELIEGLVQKIIDLAQSVGIKMAYKDYGVDKAEFDKKVDELAVEAYGDQNTVTNPSAPLISEIAQLMRDSYEGKNTSINK
- the glmS gene encoding glutamine--fructose-6-phosphate transaminase (isomerizing), with the translated sequence MCGIVGVVGKPARNIILNGLTNLEYRGYDSAGIYLNDLQGHEYLTKAVGRISNLKEKLTPDEQGLVGIGHTRWATHGKPTVDNAHPHFDEAKRFYLVHNGVIENYAELKEKYLQGVKFHSDTDTEVVVQLVGKIARDKNLDGFSAFKEALKLVKGSYAFLLVDNTEPDHVFIAKNKSPMMLGIGDGFNIIASDAISVFDQTKTFVDLQDGDVGDITKDSYTIETIDGKKVDREPHVLDIDPNAASKGTYEFYMLKEIDEQPGVMRHLSQNYLDNDGQPKVDSKIIDAISKADRLYIFAAGTSYHAGLVGKIIFEHYTGIPTEVGLASEAGYHFPMMSKHPFFIFLTQSGETADSRVVLKETNKRGIPSLTMTNVAGSTLSREATYTMLLGAGPEIAVASTKAYTAQVALQAVLAKALGERLGNKEAKNWDLRKDLAMAAEGIQQLVDGKEKLKKLADKYLVKSRNAFYIGRGMDYAVALEAALKLKEVSYIQTEGFAAAELKHGTISLIEKGTPVVALINDPVTADLTRGNIQEVVSRGASVIKIVGKDFAEDGDDIVLPEINYYMSALLTVVPAQLLAYYASKDKGLDVDKPRNLAKSVTVE
- a CDS encoding IS30 family transposase, which translates into the protein MDSLHSIMPKHQKGKHLSFEQRVVIQTRIKDGFSLRAIARELDCSPSTISYEVKRGTVLLYHGKKKRYKAQQGDKAYQIHRKNCGRKSDFLKKFDFIKYVNKHFCEDGWSLDVCANRCLALGEFSRDQVVCTRTLYNYVDQCLMGMRNSDLPEKLKRNTKIHRIRKNKKKLGRSIEERPKEINDRKEFGHWECDLVLGHKTKDDQVLLTLSERMSREFLILRIPDKTAASVMTAFQALRKQYSEHWNDIFKTITTDNGSEFADLSNLETVSKTLVYYAHPYTSCDKGTVERHNGLIRRFIPKGDYINNYSLQDIINIETWCNSLPRKILAYHTPDEIFEKELDHIYQAV
- a CDS encoding acetate/propionate family kinase translates to MKKVLAVNSGSSSFKFKLFSFPDEKVIAKGMGDRIGLEDSTFSIALVDGTKYTKKIAIPDQEAAVSILIKDLQKYHVLKSLNEIVGVGHRVVNGGEYFKDSTVIDKNKLQKILDLSDFAPLHNPPEARGIEAFMHVLPKVPQVAVFDTSFHEMLDPVHYLYSIPYEYYEKYRARKYGAHGTSVHYVTLEAAKMMHKDLRESKLIICHLGNGASITAVKNGKSYDTSMGFSPLSGITMGTRSGDVDPSLLQHLMHKTGMSMDEMIDVLNQKSGLLGISGISSDMRDLKYNKNPRAILARKIFLNRIVRYIGSFIAEMGGVDAIVLTAGVSEGDVGMRKAIMDSFKYMGVDPDYEANKTNGQKVITKPDSKIQVMIIPTNEELMIARDVVRLTNCATLA